The following coding sequences are from one Salinicoccus sp. Bachu38 window:
- a CDS encoding MBL fold metallo-hydrolase, translating into MKFKVLGSGAGIPSRTRNTQSFVLDVVEEINQYFLIDASEALQHRILNTTIRPSKIKHVFITHLHGDHIFGLPGFLSSRAHQGGEGVPLVVYGPPGLKEWVEMTFKVSGSHLNYPIRFVEVFHNGEYDVEGFTVKSYLLDHAVDSFMYVFIEPDKLGALDSGKLKDIGIMPGPVYREIKNSHTFRHGEETYDTADFLSPPVKGRKVAVHGDTRIIDRADYLELLDGSDLIVHEATYLEGEQEKAHQYFHSEINGVLRNLSPISYGQLLFGHISNRYDAEMIQGVEERLGDRAVLAYDYLEITIPRDSR; encoded by the coding sequence ATGAAATTCAAAGTACTAGGTTCTGGCGCAGGCATTCCATCCAGAACGAGAAACACCCAAAGTTTCGTACTGGATGTCGTCGAGGAGATCAACCAGTACTTCCTCATCGACGCCTCGGAAGCCCTGCAGCACAGAATACTAAATACGACGATCAGGCCATCAAAAATAAAACACGTGTTCATTACACACCTTCATGGTGACCATATATTCGGCCTGCCCGGATTCCTCTCCTCCCGCGCCCATCAGGGCGGGGAAGGGGTACCGCTTGTGGTCTACGGACCGCCCGGTCTGAAGGAATGGGTCGAGATGACTTTCAAGGTCAGCGGGTCCCACCTCAACTATCCCATCCGCTTTGTGGAAGTCTTCCACAATGGGGAATATGATGTCGAAGGCTTCACGGTGAAGAGCTATCTTCTGGATCACGCAGTCGACAGCTTCATGTATGTCTTCATCGAACCGGACAAATTGGGTGCATTGGACAGTGGAAAGCTCAAGGACATCGGCATTATGCCCGGACCGGTCTATAGGGAAATCAAGAATTCACACACCTTCCGTCACGGGGAGGAAACATATGATACGGCAGATTTCCTGAGTCCGCCGGTAAAGGGGAGGAAGGTCGCCGTCCATGGGGATACGAGGATAATCGACAGGGCAGATTACCTGGAACTTCTCGATGGTTCCGATCTCATCGTCCACGAAGCGACCTATCTTGAAGGAGAACAGGAAAAAGCACACCAGTATTTCCATTCGGAAATTAATGGTGTGCTCAGGAACCTGTCCCCTATTTCATATGGCCAGCTGCTGTTCGGTCACATCAGCAACCGCTATGACGCTGAAATGATACAGGGCGTCGAAGAGCGGCTCGGAGACCGTGCAGTACTTGCATATGACTACCTCGAAATCACCATCCCACGTGATTCGCGATGA